The genomic segment CGACCAGTAGTTCAACACAGAATCGGGGTGGGACGTGAACGCCGATGTCAAGAGTCTGGCCCTAGAGACATGTACCGGACGCGCGCCCTTCGACGTTGTGGACGAGGCGTCCGATGAATCGTTCCCGTGCAGCGACCCGCCCTCGTGGACGTCGGTCACCGGCACCGGGGAACCCGCCCTCTACCCGTCCTCGGAGGTGGTGGGACCGGGTGGCGCTTCCATCCCATCACCTCGGCACTTTCTCGCTCAATAGAACAAATTCGAGGTGTTGTTAACCTTCAGCCACCCGGATAGCCGGTAGGTCCTCCTTTGTTGGGGTTCACCAGCGTGCCCGTGGCCGTCAAGTCTGCTCGCGCCTCGGCCGCTGGGTTCGGACCTTGCCCCCCTTGCTCATTTCAGACACGTCCCGCCACAGCAGTTTATGCCGGCCGAACCAGAACACCTTTCGCACTCGCTACAACTCAATGAAGGCGGCACGATTGACCGCCGCCTGTGGCGGCACGACCCACTGCCCCGCAGGAGAGCGACACGGAACGGCGCCCCAGCCGGGGGGACTCGGCACCGGACTCGGTGTGGGTCGTCCGTTGGTCTTCGTCGGTCCGTCGGTGGCGGGCTTCGCTGCCCCCGTGTTGCTCCTCGCGAGCCGTGACCGCCCCGTTTTCGGTCGCCGGCGGTGGCGGCCGCGGCTGTTCCGGCTGCTGTAGGTGCCCGTCCCGGTCCACGCGAGTTGGATCTACCAGTGGACCGTGGTCTACTGATGATGTTCGGTCCGTCCGCGGGCGCGCCACCTAGACGGCCCCTACCCGAGTCGTCGGCCCGCGCGGGCCGCCTCTCAGCCGAAGGGCGACGATTAGCAGCAGCGCGCCGAATGAAATCGCGTACGCGGCAATCAGCCACGCGACGGCTAACGCACCGGCCGCCGGTATCAGTAGGGCCATCAGCCCGAATACGATGGACAGCACGCCGGCGAGGCCGAGCGCCCACTCGCCCGCAATGTCCCGACGCAACCGCACGGCCACGGCGATTTCCATCGCGCCGGTCGTGATGGCCCAGAACGCGATGAGGTACAGCAGTATCAGCTCGGTGACGTCCGGCCAAAGCAGGGTGAGAAAGCCGGCGGCGAGTCCGACGATGCCCTCCAGGACGAGGGCCCACCACTGACGCCCGTGGTTGTGGCCCGTGACCGCGGCGGCGATGGCGAATGCCCCGTCGAGGAGGGCGTAGCCGGCAAACAGTCCGACGATGACGACCCAGGCGAGGCCGGGCCAGAAGAGCACGGCGACCCCGAAGGCGATGGCGAGGGCGCCACGAATGGCGAGCATCCACCAGTTCGACGCCAAGCTGCGTTCCACGTTTCGCTCCAGTAAAGGTCTGTTCAGAATAACGGGGCGAGTTAGCAAACGATGTGCCGCAGCCGGGGCAAGTTCGGCCCTCGTCGAGCTGCTCGGTTCCCGGTTAGGATGAGCGGCCCGCGAACCAACGAAGTCCCGGATGAACCGTCTGCTCGTCGCCGTCATCGCGGCCGTTGGCGCCGTCCCTCTGCGCGCGGCGCCCGTCCCGAAGGACCCGCCCCTCATCCAACCTACGCGGTCATCACCATTTCCCAACCGCTTGAGGAAGAGAAGGAGGTGCGGCTGCAAAAGTTGGCGGCGTCTCGGCGTGGCATCCACTGGCGGGAGAACTCGTCGGAGCCCTATGACACCCTTTACTGGCTGCTGAAAGCTCCCGTTCGAGTGAGAGCGGAATGGGCGTTCACGATCACGGGGCCGGGCATTACGAACAGGAAGGGAACGATGACAGTCCTCGGAATCGGAGATGTGGAGGTGCCGGCCGGGAGGTTCTCGGCGGCCCGTGTCGAGCAGAAGGTTACCTTCACCGGGACCGGAGACGTGCTGGACGTCGACTTCAGCCAG from the Frigoriglobus tundricola genome contains:
- a CDS encoding HdeD family acid-resistance protein; this translates as MERSLASNWWMLAIRGALAIAFGVAVLFWPGLAWVVIVGLFAGYALLDGAFAIAAAVTGHNHGRQWWALVLEGIVGLAAGFLTLLWPDVTELILLYLIAFWAITTGAMEIAVAVRLRRDIAGEWALGLAGVLSIVFGLMALLIPAAGALAVAWLIAAYAISFGALLLIVALRLRGGPRGPTTRVGAV